Proteins from a single region of Oryza brachyantha chromosome 6, ObraRS2, whole genome shotgun sequence:
- the LOC102700908 gene encoding RNA-binding protein 38-like isoform X2, producing the protein MTPQRSPAAGVGVGGGGTPALHYLSGPYGDTTYTKVFVGGLAWETRSEGLRAHFEAYGEILEAVVITDRATGRSKGYGFVTFRDPESARMACMDPYPVIDGRRANCNLAILGRPGPAVPFAPLRPVIPYNGGVAVPGGMYVQSPTYQQPPYNYQQAYVYPSFGPSTYGPEYMYPQNAYGSYVGQQYVPVYGSPRTLGPGVYPYGQFGQPVPGDQPYSPGYVPSQIMPLSNQNTANVIRMSAVQQQYSPGAPRPQQQLLIPARAQFTPNNISEQTSG; encoded by the exons ATGACGCCGCAGCGgtctccggcggcgggggtgggagtggggggaggggggacgCCGGCGCTGCACTACCTGAGCGGGCCGTACGGGGACACGACGTACACCAAGGTGTTCGTGGGGGGCCTGGCGTGGGAGACGCGGAGCGAGGGGCTGCGGGCGCACTTCGAGGCGTACGGGGAGATCCTCGAGGCCGTCGTCATCACCGACCGCGCCACCGGGAGGTCCAAGGGCTACGGATTC GTGACCTTCCGGGACCCAGAGTCGGCGAGGATGGCTTGTATGGATCCGTATCCGGTAATCGATGGGCGGCGCGCAAACTGCAACCTTGCCATCTTAGGGCGTCCTGGGCCGGCTGTGCCTTTCG CACCTTTAAGGCCGGTCATCCCATACAATGGAGGTGTGGCGGTTCCAGGGGGCATGTATGTGCAAAGCCCAACATATCAGCAACCACCCTACAACTATCAACAGGCATATGTATATCCTTCTTTTGG ACCATCAACCTATGGGCCAGAGTACATGTATCCTCAG AATGCATATGGTTCATATGTTGGGCAACAGTATGTTCCAGTATATGGCAGTCCCAGAACATTAGGCCCAGGAGTTTACCCATATGGGCAGTTTGGCCAACCTGTGCCTGGTGATCAACCTTATTCCCCTGGCTATGTACCAAGTCAAATCATGCCTCTATCGAATCAGAATACGGCAAATGTTATACGCATGTCAGCAGTTCAGCAACAATATTCTCCAG GAGCTCCACGCCCTCAGCAACAGCTCTTGATCCCTGCTCGTGCACAATTCACACCAAACAACATTTCAGAACAAACATCGGGCTGA
- the LOC102700908 gene encoding RNA-binding protein 38-like isoform X1, with translation MTPQRSPAAGVGVGGGGTPALHYLSGPYGDTTYTKVFVGGLAWETRSEGLRAHFEAYGEILEAVVITDRATGRSKGYGFVTFRDPESARMACMDPYPVIDGRRANCNLAILGRPGPAVPFVAPLRPVIPYNGGVAVPGGMYVQSPTYQQPPYNYQQAYVYPSFGPSTYGPEYMYPQNAYGSYVGQQYVPVYGSPRTLGPGVYPYGQFGQPVPGDQPYSPGYVPSQIMPLSNQNTANVIRMSAVQQQYSPGAPRPQQQLLIPARAQFTPNNISEQTSG, from the exons ATGACGCCGCAGCGgtctccggcggcgggggtgggagtggggggaggggggacgCCGGCGCTGCACTACCTGAGCGGGCCGTACGGGGACACGACGTACACCAAGGTGTTCGTGGGGGGCCTGGCGTGGGAGACGCGGAGCGAGGGGCTGCGGGCGCACTTCGAGGCGTACGGGGAGATCCTCGAGGCCGTCGTCATCACCGACCGCGCCACCGGGAGGTCCAAGGGCTACGGATTC GTGACCTTCCGGGACCCAGAGTCGGCGAGGATGGCTTGTATGGATCCGTATCCGGTAATCGATGGGCGGCGCGCAAACTGCAACCTTGCCATCTTAGGGCGTCCTGGGCCGGCTGTGCCTTTCG TAGCACCTTTAAGGCCGGTCATCCCATACAATGGAGGTGTGGCGGTTCCAGGGGGCATGTATGTGCAAAGCCCAACATATCAGCAACCACCCTACAACTATCAACAGGCATATGTATATCCTTCTTTTGG ACCATCAACCTATGGGCCAGAGTACATGTATCCTCAG AATGCATATGGTTCATATGTTGGGCAACAGTATGTTCCAGTATATGGCAGTCCCAGAACATTAGGCCCAGGAGTTTACCCATATGGGCAGTTTGGCCAACCTGTGCCTGGTGATCAACCTTATTCCCCTGGCTATGTACCAAGTCAAATCATGCCTCTATCGAATCAGAATACGGCAAATGTTATACGCATGTCAGCAGTTCAGCAACAATATTCTCCAG GAGCTCCACGCCCTCAGCAACAGCTCTTGATCCCTGCTCGTGCACAATTCACACCAAACAACATTTCAGAACAAACATCGGGCTGA